From the genome of Geobacter sp. SVR, one region includes:
- a CDS encoding glycoside hydrolase family 15 protein, with product MTNTLDLALIGNGQIGALVDQEGEIVWCCLPRFDGDPAFCSLLRDHAKGEGFGYCSIELVDQVQADQQYLPNSAVLQTRLSDSQGGVIELTDFAPRYRHHNRMYMPTMLIRQIRRLSGNPRIILRIRPAHGYGRERCETTFGSNHIRYVAPGRTVRLTTDASITAILQEIPFFIEDRLSLIFGPDETTTESITEMTRRSLDETLSYWHKWVRDLGIPFEWQEAVIRAAITLKLNTYDDTGAIIAAMTTSIPEAPDTPRTWDYRYCWLRDAYFVVNALNRLGTTHTMERYLSYMVNVVAGAPEGFIQPVYGIDGRARLEEYLIDSLPGYRGMGPVRVGNQAYEQIQHDVYGSAILAVTHVFFDQRLTQRGDVNLFHRLEALGARAVQVHDQPDAGLWELRGTLRVHTFSSLMCWAACDRLAKIATRLGLLERAGYWSAHAKRIHSVISERGWNAERGAFTASFGGTTLDASLLLMNEFGFLAADDPRFASTVAAIEGELKHGEYIYRYIEEDDFGFPENAFVICTFWYIYALVALGRHDEARSLFENLLAQRNRHGLLSEDLDVRTGEHWGNFVQTYSMVGLINAAIRLSKRWDVAF from the coding sequence ATGACCAATACATTGGATCTGGCGCTGATCGGCAACGGACAGATCGGCGCGCTGGTGGATCAGGAGGGTGAAATCGTCTGGTGCTGCCTGCCCCGCTTCGACGGCGACCCGGCCTTTTGTTCGCTTTTGCGGGATCACGCCAAAGGCGAAGGCTTCGGCTACTGTTCGATCGAGCTGGTTGATCAGGTACAGGCGGACCAGCAGTACCTGCCCAATTCAGCGGTGCTGCAGACTCGCCTGTCCGATTCTCAGGGAGGGGTGATCGAACTGACCGACTTCGCCCCCCGGTACCGGCATCACAATCGCATGTACATGCCGACAATGCTGATCAGGCAGATCCGGCGCCTGAGCGGCAATCCCCGCATCATCCTGCGCATCCGGCCTGCCCATGGCTATGGACGGGAGCGCTGCGAAACGACCTTCGGCAGCAACCATATCCGCTACGTAGCCCCGGGCCGGACCGTTCGCCTGACCACGGATGCCTCGATAACCGCGATCCTGCAGGAAATCCCTTTCTTCATCGAGGATCGCTTGAGCCTGATCTTCGGGCCGGACGAAACCACCACAGAGTCGATCACAGAAATGACCCGCCGCTCGCTGGACGAGACGCTCTCCTACTGGCACAAATGGGTGCGCGATCTCGGCATCCCCTTTGAATGGCAGGAGGCGGTCATACGCGCTGCGATCACCCTCAAACTGAACACGTACGATGACACCGGCGCCATCATCGCCGCCATGACCACGTCGATTCCCGAAGCACCGGACACGCCGCGCACCTGGGACTATCGGTACTGCTGGCTGCGGGATGCCTACTTCGTCGTGAATGCCCTGAACCGGCTCGGAACGACCCATACCATGGAGCGCTATCTCAGCTACATGGTCAATGTTGTGGCAGGGGCGCCGGAAGGCTTTATCCAGCCGGTTTACGGCATCGATGGCCGCGCCCGGCTGGAGGAGTACCTGATCGACTCGTTACCCGGATATCGCGGGATGGGCCCGGTCAGGGTCGGAAACCAGGCCTACGAGCAGATCCAGCACGATGTCTATGGCTCAGCCATCCTGGCAGTAACGCATGTGTTCTTCGACCAGCGCCTGACCCAGCGGGGGGATGTGAACCTGTTCCACCGCCTCGAGGCGCTGGGAGCGCGGGCAGTCCAGGTGCACGACCAGCCGGATGCCGGCCTGTGGGAACTGCGCGGCACGCTGCGGGTGCATACCTTCTCCAGCCTGATGTGCTGGGCGGCCTGCGACCGTCTGGCAAAAATCGCCACCCGTCTCGGCCTGCTGGAGCGTGCCGGCTATTGGAGCGCCCATGCCAAGCGGATTCATTCGGTCATCTCCGAACGGGGCTGGAATGCGGAAAGGGGCGCCTTTACCGCATCATTCGGCGGTACGACCCTGGATGCCAGCCTGCTGCTGATGAACGAATTCGGCTTTCTGGCTGCCGACGATCCCCGCTTCGCCTCCACGGTCGCTGCCATCGAAGGGGAACTCAAACACGGGGAATACATCTACCGCTATATAGAAGAGGATGATTTCGGTTTCCCGGAGAATGCCTTTGTCATCTGCACCTTCTGGTATATTTATGCCTTGGTGGCCTTGGGGCGCCATGACGAGGCACGTTCCCTGTTCGAGAACCTGCTCGCTCAACGCAACCGGCACGGGCTCCTGTCCGAAGATCTGGATGTACGGACCGGCGAACACTGGGGGAATTTCGTCCAGACCTACAGCATGGTGGGACTGATCAACGCCGCCATCCGCCTCAGCAAGCGCTGGGACGTCGCATTCTGA
- a CDS encoding cation diffusion facilitator family transporter gives MENHHHNPDKSISGRLIWAIVLTAVTLIAEIAGGIWTNSLALLSDAAHVFLDLFALLLSLGAIKLSSLPASETRTFGFHRAEVFASFINGVTIFLIAWGIFYEAAGRLIRPEQVNSLPMLIIAALGLAMNLLAASALHQHSHHDLNVRSAFLHVMGDAAASLGVIIGGVIMYYTKWYLVDALISIGIGGVVFFGAWRVLRESTHILLEGVPRGMTIAAVADSIRSMEGVRDVHHLNIWTICSHIVALSAHIDVEPSFKPRQARLLHEIEHMLQERFHISHTTLQVECTACVSGPVIKKLSHGARHFHCAH, from the coding sequence ATGGAAAATCACCATCACAATCCCGACAAGAGCATCTCAGGGAGACTGATCTGGGCCATTGTGCTTACTGCCGTCACCCTGATCGCCGAGATCGCCGGCGGCATCTGGACCAACTCACTGGCCCTGCTGTCCGATGCCGCGCACGTGTTTCTCGACCTGTTCGCCCTGCTGCTGTCGCTGGGGGCCATCAAGCTCTCCTCGCTCCCGGCCAGCGAAACCCGCACCTTCGGGTTTCATCGTGCCGAGGTATTCGCCTCTTTTATCAACGGCGTCACCATTTTCCTGATCGCCTGGGGCATCTTTTACGAGGCAGCCGGGCGGCTGATCCGGCCTGAACAGGTCAACAGCCTGCCGATGCTCATAATCGCCGCCCTCGGCCTGGCCATGAACCTGCTGGCGGCTTCGGCACTGCACCAGCACTCCCATCACGATCTCAACGTTCGCAGCGCCTTTCTGCACGTCATGGGTGACGCCGCAGCATCGCTGGGAGTGATCATCGGCGGTGTCATCATGTACTACACGAAATGGTACCTGGTGGACGCACTGATCTCCATCGGCATCGGCGGCGTGGTGTTCTTCGGCGCCTGGCGGGTATTGCGCGAATCGACCCACATACTGCTGGAGGGGGTCCCGCGCGGCATGACCATTGCCGCTGTCGCCGACAGTATCCGCTCCATGGAAGGGGTGCGCGATGTTCATCACCTGAATATCTGGACCATCTGCTCCCACATTGTGGCCCTGTCGGCCCATATTGACGTCGAACCGAGCTTCAAACCACGCCAGGCCAGGCTGCTGCACGAGATAGAGCATATGTTGCAGGAGCGGTTTCACATCTCCCACACTACGCTGCAGGTCGAGTGCACTGCCTGCGTATCAGGCCCGGTCATCAAGAAGCTGAGTCACGGCGCCCGGCACTTCCACTGTGCCCATTGA
- the amrS gene encoding AmmeMemoRadiSam system radical SAM enzyme — MKEAMFYERESDGRVRCGLCRFRCLIADGHRGICAVRENRGGTLFSLVYGKVCAEHVDPIEKKPLFHVMPGSLSYSIATLGCNFRCRHCQNYSIAQVDPESPVYGAEVTPQEIVRRAASRDCRSISYTYTEPTIFFEFAYDTARLAREAGLANVFVTNGYITAEALATIAPFLDAANIDLKAFSDNFYRDIVKARLNEVLDSIVEYRKQGIWIELTTLIIPGLNDSDSELQALASFIANNLGADTPWHVSQFYPTHHLTDRPRTPVETLRRARDICIAAGLRYVYEGNVPGRGGEHTCCPSCGEMLVKRHGYTIGSNMIRHGTCPHCNTTIAGIGM, encoded by the coding sequence ATGAAGGAAGCCATGTTCTATGAGCGCGAAAGCGATGGTCGGGTACGCTGCGGCCTCTGCCGCTTCCGCTGCCTGATCGCCGACGGCCACCGGGGAATCTGCGCTGTCAGGGAAAACAGGGGTGGCACGCTCTTCAGCCTGGTCTACGGCAAAGTCTGCGCCGAGCATGTCGATCCGATCGAGAAGAAGCCGCTGTTCCACGTCATGCCGGGCAGCCTGTCCTATTCCATTGCCACGCTCGGCTGCAACTTCCGCTGCCGCCACTGCCAGAACTACTCCATAGCGCAGGTGGATCCGGAATCTCCGGTCTACGGGGCGGAGGTGACGCCGCAGGAGATCGTCCGCCGTGCCGCAAGCCGCGACTGCCGCTCGATCTCCTATACCTACACCGAACCGACCATCTTCTTCGAGTTCGCCTACGACACCGCCCGGCTGGCCCGTGAGGCGGGGCTGGCCAATGTCTTTGTCACCAATGGCTACATCACCGCCGAGGCGCTGGCAACCATCGCCCCCTTTCTGGATGCCGCCAATATCGACCTGAAGGCGTTTTCCGATAATTTTTACCGGGACATAGTGAAGGCGCGCCTGAACGAGGTACTGGACTCCATCGTCGAGTACCGCAAACAGGGGATCTGGATCGAGCTGACCACCCTGATCATTCCCGGGCTGAACGACAGCGACAGCGAGCTGCAGGCGCTTGCCTCGTTCATCGCCAATAATCTGGGGGCAGATACCCCCTGGCATGTATCCCAGTTCTACCCTACCCACCACCTGACCGATCGGCCCCGCACTCCGGTCGAGACACTGCGCAGGGCGCGCGACATATGCATTGCCGCGGGCCTCCGCTACGTCTACGAGGGAAATGTCCCCGGCCGGGGGGGAGAACACACCTGTTGCCCCTCCTGCGGCGAAATGCTGGTCAAACGCCATGGGTACACGATCGGATCGAACATGATCCGCCACGGCACCTGTCCGCACTGCAATACCACCATTGCCGGCATCGGCATGTAA
- a CDS encoding OFA family MFS transporter: MSNTSTNKGWQVTMAGLGINLALGVLYAWSIFKGAIKASIEKGGPDAFHWSLSSINDPYALSCLVFAFAMIVAGKCQDKIGPARTALIGGLLVGGGFTLMSYSNSYVAWLVGFGLLAGSGFGFGYAAATPPALKWFSSSKTGVIAGTVVAGFGLAPVYIAPLSSYLLEAYGIQKSMLFLGCGFTVLVCGLSFLLVNPPQGFVPAEPATKGDAKPAAKKEVHNANVGEMLRSPKFYLLWANFFIGAGAGLMVIGSVAILAKKSMGHMAFVAVAIMAVGNAAGRIVAGILSDKIGRRATLRIMLAFQALLMFAAIPVIGSGSAALLVLVATFIGFNYGSNLALFPSFSKDYWGFKNYGLNYGVLFTAWGVGGFVMGRISEMLSAQPGGLNKSFILAGSLLAMGTVLTIFLGEKKAAEVTVTIGEPVPALEKSH; the protein is encoded by the coding sequence ATGTCGAATACATCTACAAACAAAGGATGGCAGGTGACGATGGCCGGTCTCGGCATCAACTTGGCGCTCGGCGTGCTGTATGCATGGAGCATCTTCAAAGGAGCCATCAAGGCCTCCATCGAAAAAGGGGGCCCTGACGCCTTCCACTGGAGCCTCTCCTCCATCAACGACCCGTACGCCTTGAGCTGCCTCGTTTTCGCATTCGCAATGATCGTGGCAGGGAAATGCCAGGACAAGATCGGTCCTGCCCGTACCGCCCTCATCGGCGGGCTGCTGGTCGGCGGCGGCTTTACCCTGATGTCCTACTCCAACAGCTACGTCGCATGGCTGGTCGGCTTCGGACTCCTGGCAGGCTCCGGTTTCGGTTTCGGTTATGCCGCAGCCACCCCTCCTGCCCTGAAATGGTTCTCCTCGTCCAAGACCGGCGTGATTGCAGGCACTGTCGTTGCCGGCTTCGGCCTCGCACCGGTCTACATCGCCCCGCTTTCCAGCTACCTGCTGGAAGCCTACGGCATTCAGAAGTCGATGCTCTTCCTCGGCTGCGGCTTCACGGTCCTGGTCTGCGGACTCTCCTTCCTGCTGGTCAATCCGCCGCAAGGTTTCGTCCCGGCCGAGCCGGCAACCAAAGGTGACGCCAAGCCGGCTGCCAAGAAAGAGGTCCACAACGCCAATGTCGGCGAAATGCTCCGTTCGCCCAAGTTCTACCTCCTCTGGGCCAACTTCTTCATCGGCGCGGGCGCCGGGCTCATGGTCATCGGCAGCGTTGCCATCCTGGCCAAAAAGAGCATGGGCCACATGGCCTTCGTAGCCGTTGCCATCATGGCTGTCGGCAACGCCGCCGGCCGCATCGTGGCCGGCATCCTTTCCGACAAGATCGGCCGCAGGGCAACCCTCAGAATCATGCTCGCCTTCCAGGCGCTCCTGATGTTCGCAGCCATCCCGGTCATCGGCTCCGGCAGCGCGGCACTGCTGGTCCTCGTGGCAACCTTCATCGGTTTCAACTACGGCTCCAACCTGGCCCTCTTCCCCTCCTTCTCCAAGGACTACTGGGGCTTCAAGAACTACGGCCTCAACTACGGCGTCCTCTTCACCGCCTGGGGGGTCGGCGGCTTCGTCATGGGGCGCATCTCCGAAATGCTCAGCGCACAGCCAGGCGGGCTGAACAAGTCCTTCATTCTGGCAGGGTCGCTCCTGGCCATGGGCACTGTTCTCACCATCTTCCTGGGTGAGAAAAAGGCTGCAGAAGTCACGGTCACCATCGGCGAGCCGGTTCCGGCCCTGGAAAAAAGCCACTGA
- a CDS encoding Tad domain-containing protein: protein MEEEEKEEQGMDTAYIGILVVVFLALAALAIDVGYMYVTDDDLRSAAETSSLEGAKAIKQRMLAQIRTDPQKANDVASDLLQPAARTAAIEAASGTHHATALIEVANRGLNRLAEGNDITVGFWDTVSRTYTPGVAPANAMQIRTRRTAENEAVGLGTLGSIFSKLTGSETANFTPDAVAALPPMATANIALYVGDCDPACRYPNVCTIPERKMSRDPLDAGQQGDNRYIYTSLLHSLNDRSLSDVVCMDLPPQEVCRKEIFTTSDADNRGLRDIESMMYNPNTDASNKEFDEGGAISGWWVIVPVIDSPPQPKREAVEKRTVTRYALVRIRRICVGGTAGCQQNGTAFKAPPSACRGEEGLYIDRISYVECGSKDLRNFPGLRPVLVEEENRLLPGSGAPPQ from the coding sequence ATGGAGGAGGAGGAAAAGGAAGAACAGGGGATGGACACCGCCTATATAGGCATCCTGGTGGTGGTCTTTCTCGCCCTCGCGGCCCTGGCGATCGACGTAGGGTATATGTACGTCACCGATGACGATCTGAGGAGCGCTGCGGAGACATCATCGCTGGAAGGAGCCAAGGCGATCAAGCAGCGGATGCTGGCACAGATCAGGACCGACCCGCAGAAGGCGAATGATGTCGCTTCCGACCTGCTGCAGCCCGCCGCCCGGACCGCCGCCATCGAGGCCGCTTCAGGCACGCACCATGCGACCGCTCTGATAGAAGTCGCCAACAGGGGACTCAATCGCCTGGCCGAGGGGAACGACATAACCGTCGGCTTCTGGGACACTGTCTCCCGCACCTACACCCCCGGTGTCGCTCCGGCCAATGCCATGCAGATCAGAACACGCCGCACCGCCGAGAATGAAGCGGTCGGCCTGGGGACCCTCGGCAGCATTTTTTCCAAACTCACCGGCTCGGAAACCGCCAACTTCACTCCTGACGCCGTCGCCGCCCTGCCGCCGATGGCAACGGCCAACATCGCCCTCTATGTCGGCGACTGCGACCCCGCCTGCCGCTATCCCAACGTCTGTACGATCCCGGAACGGAAAATGAGCCGCGATCCCCTGGATGCCGGGCAGCAGGGCGACAATCGCTACATCTACACTTCGCTTCTCCATTCCCTGAACGACAGGAGCCTTTCCGACGTCGTCTGCATGGATCTTCCCCCGCAGGAGGTATGCAGAAAAGAGATTTTTACGACCAGTGATGCCGACAACCGCGGGCTGCGCGACATAGAATCGATGATGTACAACCCGAATACCGACGCATCCAATAAGGAGTTCGACGAAGGGGGCGCAATCAGCGGGTGGTGGGTCATCGTTCCGGTCATCGACTCCCCTCCCCAGCCGAAACGTGAAGCGGTTGAAAAGCGCACAGTCACCCGCTATGCCCTGGTCAGAATACGCAGGATCTGTGTCGGCGGCACTGCCGGCTGCCAGCAGAACGGCACGGCCTTCAAGGCCCCGCCCTCTGCCTGCCGCGGCGAAGAAGGGCTGTACATCGACCGCATCTCCTACGTCGAATGCGGCAGCAAGGACCTGCGAAACTTTCCAGGGCTCCGGCCGGTGCTGGTGGAAGAAGAAAACCGACTGCTGCCAGGGAGCGGCGCACCTCCGCAATGA
- a CDS encoding fibronectin type III domain-containing protein encodes MTTRRYMPLIALLIAFCAGQPDRGLTDDSAPPKPVEGEKTRTPGKTAVLIWNPVVDAAGKRPKTLAGYKVYYGKASRSYTTVIDAGAATKYTIHGLAPGTYYFAVTAYDLEGKESNYSVEVKKLLR; translated from the coding sequence ATGACCACACGACGGTACATGCCACTGATTGCACTGTTGATCGCCTTCTGCGCCGGCCAGCCGGACAGAGGGTTGACCGACGATTCCGCACCGCCGAAACCGGTCGAAGGAGAAAAAACCCGCACGCCGGGCAAGACGGCTGTCCTGATATGGAATCCGGTGGTGGATGCCGCGGGAAAACGGCCAAAAACCCTGGCGGGTTACAAGGTCTACTACGGGAAGGCATCCAGATCATACACCACGGTGATCGATGCCGGAGCAGCCACTAAATACACCATCCACGGGCTGGCGCCCGGTACCTACTATTTTGCCGTGACCGCCTATGATCTGGAGGGAAAGGAAAGCAACTATTCCGTGGAGGTAAAAAAGCTCCTCCGGTAA
- a CDS encoding protein-L-isoaspartate(D-aspartate) O-methyltransferase, with the protein MKLPFSKTLDGRREIMIREHLAGRGISDPAVLSAMRTVPREAFVDSNLQDLAYDDNPLPIGDGQTISQPYIVAYMIEALEVTPADTVLEIGTGSGYAAAVLSRMAGHVHTVERLESLARSADRRLRMLGYDNVTVHLGDGTLGWPEQAPYDAVVVTAGAPHVPKQLLGQLTIGGRMVIPVGSSSHMQVLFRVRRTDEHEFRQEELCGVRFVPLIGADAW; encoded by the coding sequence ATGAAGCTCCCTTTTTCAAAAACCCTGGATGGCCGGCGTGAAATCATGATCCGGGAGCATCTGGCCGGGAGAGGCATCAGCGATCCGGCCGTTCTCTCGGCCATGCGGACAGTGCCCCGCGAGGCCTTTGTGGACAGCAACCTGCAGGACCTTGCCTATGACGACAACCCTCTGCCCATCGGAGACGGACAGACCATCTCTCAGCCCTATATCGTTGCCTACATGATCGAGGCGCTGGAAGTCACCCCTGCAGACACGGTGCTGGAGATCGGCACCGGTTCCGGGTACGCGGCCGCGGTGCTGAGCAGGATGGCAGGCCACGTCCACACCGTCGAACGCCTGGAGAGTCTTGCCAGGAGTGCCGATCGCCGCCTCAGGATGCTCGGGTACGACAATGTGACGGTTCACCTGGGGGACGGCACGCTCGGGTGGCCCGAGCAGGCCCCCTATGATGCCGTCGTAGTCACTGCCGGTGCCCCCCATGTGCCGAAGCAGTTGCTCGGACAACTCACCATAGGCGGCCGGATGGTAATACCGGTCGGGTCATCCTCGCACATGCAGGTGCTGTTCCGGGTTCGGCGCACGGATGAGCACGAGTTCCGCCAGGAGGAATTGTGCGGGGTCCGCTTCGTACCGCTGATCGGCGCCGATGCTTGGTAA
- the prsK gene encoding XrtA/PEP-CTERM system histidine kinase PrsK, whose translation MTSAISITAIVTAMIFSVYSVVRRDRLNSLPTLPCALCLAAALELFDLLALSDPEQVYFWKRFSLVTEALLPPVLLWFSLSYIRQTEFRSISLPLRLLLTFSPFFAGLMLLIPIDSLFYSPDFASERTLFLGSAGMLFYTLIMLYLVIPLINLEMTLVHTNVSNRWKIKLELLAAGAYISVLIIYYSQALLFRTINMDLTTARALVLIVAVALMAYSRLRRGTGARVYVARQMVYKSVVLLAVGLYLIALGLAGEGVKHFGDAVQRALAIAAGLLGGLALLIVLFSETVKRRIKIFINKNFYTHKYDYRNQWLQFTDRLSSSQSGDDLLRSMVMGFCETFGMGSGGLFIASQEGDSYHLAVGISMEAPQVAFSGSNPGIEAMFGSSWIVDLRGGGTTGFERHRDFLARQDACFIIPFFMREGLDGFIILGRPLNSNEIYNYEDFDLMRALAGQASLALLNLRLSDQLARSREMAAIGKVSAFVMHDLKNLVSATSMMLDNAQDHIAVPAFQRDLLASLGSTVAKMKAMITRLKHLPEKRALQRAPVDLLQLARETAGLVKGRRLHVTGMPVIAEVDREELQKVALNLMLNAVEATDGQAPVTVEVGESDAIFFTVKDRGCGIPVEFIRHAMFVPFMSTKKKGLGIGLYQSKQIVEAHGGRIEVSSTLNKGSEFTIWLPKPPAALPETHVRPLPAVGRCPAGAIRVEG comes from the coding sequence ATGACAAGTGCCATCTCCATCACAGCCATCGTGACTGCGATGATATTCTCGGTATATTCGGTCGTGCGAAGGGACAGGCTCAACTCTCTCCCAACGCTGCCGTGCGCCCTGTGTCTGGCTGCCGCCCTCGAACTGTTCGATCTGCTGGCACTGTCGGACCCCGAGCAGGTTTACTTCTGGAAACGATTTTCCCTGGTAACGGAGGCTCTCCTGCCGCCGGTGCTGCTCTGGTTCTCCCTCAGCTACATACGGCAGACCGAATTCCGCTCGATCTCGCTGCCTCTCAGGCTGCTGCTGACCTTTTCCCCGTTTTTTGCGGGGCTGATGCTTCTGATCCCGATCGACTCGCTGTTCTACTCTCCCGACTTTGCCAGTGAGCGCACGCTCTTTCTCGGCAGTGCGGGAATGCTCTTTTATACCCTGATCATGCTCTACCTGGTCATCCCGCTGATCAATCTCGAAATGACTCTGGTGCACACCAATGTGAGCAACCGGTGGAAGATAAAACTCGAATTACTGGCAGCCGGGGCCTACATCTCCGTTCTGATCATTTACTACAGCCAGGCCCTGCTCTTTCGCACCATCAATATGGATCTGACCACGGCCCGGGCACTGGTACTGATCGTAGCCGTGGCCCTGATGGCATATTCGCGGCTCCGACGCGGAACCGGCGCCAGAGTGTACGTTGCCCGCCAGATGGTATACAAGTCGGTCGTGCTCCTGGCTGTGGGCCTGTACCTGATCGCTCTCGGACTGGCGGGAGAAGGGGTGAAACATTTCGGCGATGCTGTCCAGCGTGCCCTGGCCATTGCGGCAGGGCTCCTGGGGGGACTGGCCCTGCTTATCGTTCTGTTTTCCGAAACCGTCAAGCGCCGGATCAAAATCTTCATCAACAAGAATTTCTACACGCACAAGTACGACTACCGCAATCAGTGGCTCCAGTTCACCGACCGTCTCTCTTCCTCGCAATCCGGCGACGACCTGCTGCGTTCCATGGTGATGGGGTTCTGTGAAACCTTCGGCATGGGAAGCGGCGGGCTGTTCATAGCCAGCCAGGAAGGGGACAGCTATCACCTGGCAGTCGGAATATCGATGGAAGCACCCCAGGTTGCCTTCAGCGGCAGCAATCCCGGCATAGAGGCCATGTTCGGCAGCAGTTGGATTGTCGACCTGAGAGGCGGAGGGACTACGGGATTCGAGCGGCACAGAGACTTTCTGGCGCGGCAGGATGCCTGCTTCATCATTCCCTTTTTCATGCGCGAGGGGCTGGATGGCTTCATCATACTGGGCCGGCCCTTGAACAGTAACGAGATCTATAATTACGAAGACTTCGACCTGATGAGGGCCCTCGCCGGACAGGCCTCGCTGGCCCTGTTGAATCTCCGCCTCTCGGACCAGTTGGCACGTTCCCGGGAAATGGCCGCCATTGGCAAGGTTTCCGCCTTTGTGATGCACGATCTGAAGAACCTGGTTTCCGCCACCTCGATGATGCTCGACAATGCGCAGGACCACATCGCCGTACCAGCATTCCAGCGCGACCTGCTGGCATCGCTCGGATCCACGGTGGCCAAAATGAAGGCGATGATCACCCGCCTGAAGCATCTGCCGGAAAAGAGGGCACTGCAACGGGCACCGGTCGATCTGCTGCAATTGGCGCGGGAGACAGCCGGCCTGGTCAAGGGTAGGCGGCTGCACGTGACCGGCATGCCGGTCATAGCGGAAGTCGATCGCGAGGAGTTGCAGAAAGTGGCGCTCAACCTGATGCTGAATGCTGTCGAAGCCACCGACGGCCAGGCCCCGGTAACGGTTGAAGTGGGTGAAAGCGATGCCATATTTTTCACGGTAAAGGACAGGGGATGCGGCATACCGGTCGAATTCATCCGGCATGCCATGTTCGTTCCCTTCATGAGCACCAAAAAAAAAGGGCTGGGGATAGGCCTGTACCAAAGCAAGCAGATCGTGGAAGCACATGGCGGTAGGATCGAAGTATCGAGCACGCTGAACAAGGGCTCCGAATTCACCATCTGGCTGCCCAAACCTCCTGCTGCGCTTCCGGAGACACACGTACGGCCGCTGCCCGCCGTCGGCAGATGTCCGGCCGGAGCCATCAGGGTAGAGGGGTAG
- the prsR gene encoding PEP-CTERM-box response regulator transcription factor: protein MEKLLIVEDNEDIRRQLRWGLDKEYETFDAGDRTEALALFRRHSPRVVTLDLGLPPDESGIEEGFRCLEQILHLAPATKVIMITGNDDRENALRAVQSGAYDYYCKPVDIAELKVILKRAFHLAAIEKENSRLHHSLDHQGFSPAGIIGQSPRMLEVFSSIRKVASSDVAVLITGESGTGKELVAKAIHGLSQRKSGAFMAINCGAIPENLLESELFGYEKGAFSGAHTRVQGKVEYAHKGSLFLDEIGELPLNLQVKLLRFLQEKTIQRVGGREDIPVDARIIAATNRDIAKETESGNFREDLYYRVSVIHISLPPLRDRGEDIMLLANLFLRRASEEFRKKVRRFSSEAVKLLESYDWPGNVRELENKVQRAVIMSDSTILEPEVLAFSQKSLKERMFKSQRLTLKDAREMIEREMVISAIENQRNNMAKAAEVLGISRPTLYDLVKKHSIFKAAD, encoded by the coding sequence ATGGAAAAACTCCTGATCGTTGAAGACAACGAAGATATTCGCCGACAGTTGCGCTGGGGACTCGACAAGGAATACGAGACCTTTGATGCCGGAGACAGAACAGAAGCTCTGGCACTCTTCAGGAGGCACTCTCCCCGGGTGGTGACCCTGGACCTGGGGCTGCCACCTGACGAAAGCGGCATCGAGGAGGGCTTTCGCTGCCTGGAGCAGATCCTTCATCTGGCACCCGCCACCAAGGTCATCATGATCACCGGCAACGATGACCGCGAAAATGCACTGAGGGCGGTCCAGAGCGGGGCCTACGACTATTATTGCAAGCCGGTGGACATTGCCGAGCTGAAGGTCATTCTCAAGCGCGCCTTTCACCTGGCCGCCATTGAAAAAGAAAACTCCCGCCTGCACCACAGTCTCGATCATCAGGGATTCAGCCCGGCGGGCATCATCGGGCAATCGCCCCGCATGCTGGAAGTCTTTTCGTCCATCCGCAAGGTGGCTTCATCGGATGTGGCGGTGCTCATCACCGGCGAGAGCGGCACCGGCAAGGAGCTGGTCGCCAAGGCGATCCACGGGCTGAGCCAGAGGAAGTCGGGCGCGTTCATGGCGATCAACTGCGGTGCAATCCCTGAAAATCTGCTGGAATCGGAGCTGTTCGGCTATGAGAAGGGGGCTTTCAGCGGTGCACATACCCGTGTGCAGGGCAAGGTCGAGTATGCCCACAAGGGGAGTCTGTTTCTGGACGAAATCGGCGAACTGCCCCTCAACCTGCAGGTCAAGCTGCTGCGCTTTCTGCAGGAGAAAACCATTCAACGGGTCGGTGGACGGGAGGACATCCCGGTCGACGCCAGGATCATTGCCGCCACAAACCGTGATATCGCCAAAGAAACCGAATCAGGGAACTTCCGCGAGGACCTCTATTACCGCGTCTCCGTCATCCATATCAGTCTGCCCCCCCTGCGCGACCGGGGGGAGGACATCATGCTCCTGGCCAACCTCTTTCTCCGCAGGGCCAGCGAGGAGTTCAGGAAGAAGGTGCGCCGCTTCAGTTCCGAGGCGGTGAAGCTGCTGGAAAGCTATGACTGGCCGGGAAATGTGCGCGAATTGGAAAACAAGGTGCAGCGTGCGGTGATCATGTCCGATTCGACCATCCTCGAACCCGAGGTGCTGGCCTTTTCGCAGAAGTCGCTGAAGGAGCGGATGTTCAAATCGCAGCGCCTGACGCTCAAGGACGCCCGCGAGATGATCGAGCGGGAAATGGTGATCTCGGCCATCGAGAACCAGAGAAACAACATGGCCAAGGCGGCCGAGGTATTGGGGATCAGCAGACCGACACTGTACGACCTGGTGAAGAAGCACAGTATTTTTAAGGCGGCAGACTAG